One genomic region from Saprospiraceae bacterium encodes:
- a CDS encoding T9SS type A sorting domain-containing protein — translation MSDIADFKNRNRGNAWTPIYCHTWLVLDINDRAGKVNPKDYFWKPDFQSAGPQPLATGTQFRIWDNCWIGTPTVEDKEYIDNCGNGWISRTWTVGDKCDNSKVSCTQKIYTKHRSDFEVMFPEDVTVACEADAAFSPDVTGRPMVMDDECELVGVNYEDVRYDIIPDACYKIIRTWKLIDWCKYDPNVHDRDADVIIDDRFVAGADRYCVYRKLKDDGDGFITYTQIIKVIDTIPPSVTCKDTLFCYYGGYAGAGAEPDPMCTVPTYTSPDFAATDNCTPANLISFRWELDLNYTSTKSIDKKSGPNMKRFVSSDLTPGKHKLYVIAEDNCGKEDTASCIIEVKDCKKPTPYCYNGIATVIMPSNGSVVVWATDLNAGSYDNCTKKADLTYTFASATGAASDTFTCADVPNGVSATVEVDIYVTDKAGNSDFCRTYLLIQDGNGNICQDQAGVAAVIGGKVATESTEPVENVILESKTTSNAIPAFKTDSKGTYSFSGLPMKGDYSITPKRDDDPTNGVSTIDLVLIQKHILGVQPLNSAYKVIAADVDRSNDVSAVDLVELRKLILTVYDKLPNNTSWRFVPKTYNFSNITTPWGFPEKIDINGLSKDELSRDFVGVKIGDVNGTVTPHSLLGAEAREAGASLKFRTSDRQMKAGEEAVIEFTAENFSNIEGYQFSMAVRGLELKSINSGILKVSESNFGMTKLGEGYVTTSWNDSKGISAGSNDILFSIKVKATKALTLSESLIINSKYTRAEAYNGAGSLGVALEVGKNSVAGYALHQNTPNPFKATTVISYELAKADKVTLKITDVTGKVVRVYTQDGVKGFNQKTVNRNEVGGAGVMYYTIETKDYSATKKMILVD, via the coding sequence ATGTCTGATATCGCTGATTTCAAAAACAGAAACAGAGGTAATGCATGGACACCGATCTACTGCCATACCTGGTTAGTATTAGATATAAATGACAGAGCAGGCAAAGTAAATCCAAAAGATTACTTCTGGAAGCCTGACTTCCAAAGTGCTGGACCTCAACCATTAGCTACTGGTACTCAGTTTAGAATCTGGGACAATTGCTGGATAGGAACTCCAACAGTTGAAGACAAAGAATACATCGACAATTGTGGAAATGGTTGGATCAGCCGTACCTGGACAGTTGGTGACAAGTGTGATAATTCAAAAGTATCTTGTACGCAGAAGATTTATACCAAGCACAGATCAGACTTTGAAGTTATGTTCCCAGAGGATGTAACGGTAGCATGTGAAGCTGATGCAGCTTTCAGCCCGGATGTAACCGGCAGACCGATGGTGATGGATGATGAGTGCGAATTAGTAGGTGTTAATTACGAAGATGTTCGTTATGACATTATACCAGACGCATGTTACAAAATCATTCGTACCTGGAAGTTGATTGACTGGTGTAAATACGATCCAAACGTACATGACAGGGATGCAGATGTGATCATAGATGACAGATTTGTAGCAGGTGCTGACAGATATTGTGTATATCGAAAATTGAAAGATGACGGTGATGGTTTTATAACCTATACTCAGATCATCAAAGTTATCGATACCATACCTCCTTCAGTGACTTGCAAAGACACTTTGTTCTGTTACTATGGTGGATATGCAGGCGCAGGAGCTGAACCAGATCCAATGTGTACTGTACCTACTTATACAAGTCCTGATTTCGCAGCTACAGACAATTGTACTCCAGCTAATTTGATCTCTTTCCGTTGGGAATTAGATTTAAACTATACCAGTACAAAATCTATAGATAAGAAGAGCGGACCAAATATGAAGAGATTCGTATCCAGCGATCTTACTCCAGGTAAACACAAACTGTATGTAATTGCTGAAGACAATTGCGGAAAAGAAGATACAGCATCATGTATCATTGAAGTAAAAGATTGCAAAAAACCTACACCATATTGTTACAATGGCATCGCAACAGTGATCATGCCTAGCAATGGTTCAGTAGTAGTATGGGCGACAGACCTGAATGCAGGTAGTTATGACAACTGTACTAAGAAAGCAGATCTTACATACACATTTGCGAGTGCCACAGGCGCAGCGAGTGATACCTTCACTTGTGCAGATGTACCAAATGGTGTAAGTGCTACTGTAGAAGTAGACATTTATGTAACAGACAAAGCAGGCAACAGTGATTTCTGTAGAACCTACTTATTAATCCAGGATGGCAATGGCAATATTTGTCAAGATCAGGCAGGTGTAGCAGCAGTCATCGGAGGTAAAGTAGCCACCGAAAGCACAGAGCCGGTAGAGAATGTAATCTTAGAAAGCAAAACAACAAGCAATGCAATCCCTGCATTCAAAACTGATTCAAAAGGAACTTATTCATTCAGTGGCTTGCCAATGAAAGGTGACTACAGCATCACTCCAAAGAGAGATGACGATCCAACCAATGGAGTAAGTACGATTGACTTAGTATTGATCCAGAAGCATATCTTAGGAGTACAACCATTGAACAGCGCATACAAAGTGATTGCAGCCGATGTAGATCGTAGCAATGATGTAAGTGCAGTAGACCTGGTAGAATTGCGTAAACTGATTCTTACAGTATATGACAAACTGCCAAACAATACATCATGGAGATTTGTACCTAAGACTTATAACTTCAGCAATATCACTACTCCATGGGGCTTCCCAGAGAAGATTGATATCAATGGATTGAGCAAAGATGAATTGAGCCGTGACTTCGTAGGTGTAAAAATCGGAGATGTCAACGGAACAGTGACTCCACACAGTCTATTGGGAGCAGAAGCTCGTGAAGCAGGTGCATCGTTGAAATTCAGAACATCAGATCGTCAGATGAAAGCAGGAGAAGAAGCAGTGATAGAATTCACAGCAGAAAACTTCAGCAATATCGAAGGATATCAGTTCAGCATGGCAGTAAGAGGTCTTGAATTAAAATCAATCAACAGTGGAATACTTAAAGTCAGCGAAAGCAACTTTGGTATGACTAAGTTGGGCGAAGGTTATGTGACTACTTCATGGAATGACAGCAAGGGAATCAGCGCAGGAAGCAATGATATCTTGTTCAGCATCAAAGTAAAAGCTACCAAAGCATTGACCTTAAGCGAGAGTTTGATTATCAATTCTAAATACACCAGAGCAGAAGCTTATAATGGAGCTGGCAGCTTAGGAGTAGCATTAGAAGTAGGTAAGAATTCAGTAGCAGGTTATGCTTTACATCAGAATACACCTAACCCATTCAAAGCAACTACAGTGATAAGCTATGAATTAGCAAAAGCTGACAAAGTGACTTTGAAGATCACAGATGTAACTGGTAAAGTAGTAAGAGTATATACTCAGGACGGTGTAAAAGGCTTCAATCAGAAGACTGTAAACCGCAATGAGGTAGGTGGAGCTGGTGTAATGTATTACACTATCGAAACTAAAGATTATAGCGCTACTAAGAAAATGATCTTAGTAGACTAA